From one Sphingomonas xanthus genomic stretch:
- a CDS encoding MarR family winged helix-turn-helix transcriptional regulator, with protein sequence MEPHKLISVSKQFAWVYLRLQRLIDRNLSRHGASLAKIRLLAFLEDGSKRSTDIASFFGQAPRTVTQAIDALEAAGHLRRMPVPGDRRTKLLELTAEGRAMLGRAQPLYETILSRTMGALSEDELNKFADMLTKVEAAVDLIEPASK encoded by the coding sequence ATGGAACCTCACAAACTAATTTCCGTTTCGAAACAGTTCGCTTGGGTTTATCTGCGCCTGCAGCGCCTCATCGACCGCAACCTTTCTCGACACGGCGCTTCGCTGGCCAAGATCCGTCTCCTTGCATTCCTCGAAGATGGTTCGAAGCGCTCAACGGACATTGCGTCATTCTTCGGCCAGGCGCCCCGCACCGTGACGCAGGCGATTGACGCTCTCGAAGCTGCCGGACACTTACGGCGTATGCCGGTTCCCGGCGACCGCCGCACCAAACTTCTCGAGCTGACGGCAGAGGGTCGAGCCATGCTCGGGCGGGCCCAGCCGCTCTACGAAACGATACTTTCGCGGACCATGGGCGCACTGTCGGAGGACGAGCTCAATAAATTTGCTGATATGCTGACCAAGGTCGAAGCGGCGGTCGACCTGATTGAACCTGCCTCGAAGTGA
- a CDS encoding YybH family protein, which produces MRLVTAFATIGLVGQTAIAQPVQHPPGHSKTTPAAATADEAAVKDVLSRYKSAIERLDATGTAALFAADSAIFETGGVEGTYAQYLDHHLGPELKAFKAFAFSDYKVAVRFEGPVALATETYNYRIETKSGEIAERRGVATSVLKKIGGQWKILSMHNSARKPKGS; this is translated from the coding sequence ATGAGACTTGTCACCGCTTTCGCAACCATTGGGCTGGTCGGTCAGACGGCTATAGCTCAACCCGTCCAGCATCCGCCGGGCCACTCCAAGACTACTCCAGCCGCCGCCACAGCCGACGAGGCAGCGGTCAAGGATGTGCTGTCGCGCTATAAGTCGGCCATTGAACGGCTCGACGCGACGGGGACCGCCGCGCTGTTCGCGGCCGACTCGGCCATCTTCGAGACAGGCGGGGTTGAGGGAACCTACGCTCAATATCTGGACCACCACCTTGGCCCGGAGTTGAAGGCATTCAAGGCGTTCGCCTTCTCCGACTACAAAGTCGCGGTGCGCTTCGAGGGTCCGGTCGCGCTCGCCACCGAGACCTACAACTATCGCATCGAGACCAAGTCGGGCGAAATCGCCGAGCGCCGCGGTGTGGCGACCAGCGTCCTCAAGAAGATCGGTGGGCAATGGAAGATCCTGTCAATGCACAATAGTGCGCGCAAGCCGAAAGGAAGCTGA
- the cueR gene encoding Cu(I)-responsive transcriptional regulator yields the protein MKIGQASIASGVSQRMIRHYEKIGLMPPAARRDSGYRDYDDRDLHTLRFIGRARDLGFPIDEIRQLLALWSDKDRASADVKEIALARAAELRDRIEVLQGMKRTLERLAASCHGDARPDCPILDELDAE from the coding sequence ATGAAAATCGGCCAAGCATCGATCGCGTCCGGCGTCAGCCAGCGCATGATCCGTCATTACGAGAAGATCGGTCTCATGCCGCCGGCCGCGCGCCGCGACTCCGGCTATCGCGATTACGATGACCGGGATCTCCACACGCTTCGGTTCATCGGCAGGGCTCGCGATCTCGGATTTCCGATCGACGAGATCCGCCAGCTGCTGGCACTTTGGAGCGATAAGGATCGCGCAAGCGCCGATGTAAAGGAAATTGCCTTGGCTCGCGCAGCGGAACTCCGCGACAGGATTGAGGTTCTGCAAGGCATGAAGCGAACTCTGGAACGATTAGCGGCCAGTTGCCACGGAGACGCTCGCCCCGATTGTCCGATCCTCGACGAACTGGACGCGGAATAA
- a CDS encoding heavy metal translocating P-type ATPase: MAECCHKGTEGVAATEGMNGTLVTDPVCGMKVDTRTTEHRYDFADQPYYFCSARCLDRFAANPDAYLNPAASGPAIGHPAEGASAEPAVGTIWTCPMHLEIRRDKPGQCPICGMALEPLEPTLDEGPNPELIDMSRRFLVSAALSLPLVILTFGAELFGWEPIPMRTSMWVQLALATPVVLWGGWPFFERFWASLKTRNLNMFTLIGLGVGVAYGYSVVAAVTPESFPTSLRTMGGLVPVYFEAAAVITTLVLLGQVLELRARSATGAAIKSLLGLAPKTARRVRDNAEEDIPLEHVQVGDWLRIRPGEKIPVDGVIVDGHSSVDESMISGEPVPVEKLAGQRVTGATVNGTGSLLMRAERVGRDTMLAQIVRMVADAQRSRAPIQKLADQVSAWFVPGVVLVSIAAFAVWSLVGPEPRLAHALVNAIAVLIIACPCALGLATPMSIMVGTGRGASVGVLVKNAEALELMEKVDTLVVDKTGTLTEGRPRLVGVNTFDGFDEHDVLRLAASLERGSEHPLAEAIVSGAEEREIDLPPSSDFKSVTGKGVSGTVDGRKVALGNTAMLAELGIDTAPLEASADQHRADGQGVMFVAIDGKLAGLLVVADPIKKSAADAVAELRRAAVHVVMMTGDNRRTAEAVARRVGIDEVMADVLPDQKQAKVAELRSAGRRVAMAGDGINDAPALAAADVGLAMGTGTDVAMESAHVTLVKGDLVGIVRARHLSRATMRNIRQNLFFSFIFNAAGVPIAAGVLYPWFGILLSPIIAGAAMAFSSVAVIGNSLRLNRVRL, encoded by the coding sequence ATGGCAGAATGCTGTCACAAAGGCACCGAGGGCGTCGCAGCTACCGAAGGAATGAACGGTACGCTGGTCACCGATCCGGTGTGCGGGATGAAGGTCGACACCCGGACGACCGAGCATCGCTACGACTTCGCCGACCAGCCGTATTATTTTTGCAGTGCCCGCTGTCTCGACAGGTTCGCTGCCAATCCCGATGCCTATCTGAATCCCGCAGCAAGCGGCCCTGCGATCGGTCATCCGGCCGAGGGGGCATCTGCGGAACCGGCAGTCGGAACGATCTGGACCTGCCCGATGCATTTGGAGATCCGACGGGACAAGCCGGGCCAGTGTCCGATTTGCGGCATGGCTCTGGAGCCACTTGAGCCGACGCTCGACGAAGGGCCCAATCCCGAATTAATCGACATGAGCCGCCGTTTCTTGGTTAGCGCAGCACTCAGCTTGCCGCTTGTCATCCTGACCTTCGGCGCCGAGCTTTTCGGCTGGGAGCCGATCCCGATGCGAACCTCGATGTGGGTGCAGCTTGCGCTCGCCACGCCGGTGGTGTTGTGGGGCGGCTGGCCATTCTTCGAGCGCTTCTGGGCAAGCCTCAAGACCCGCAACCTCAACATGTTCACCTTGATCGGTCTCGGCGTGGGCGTTGCCTACGGCTATAGCGTCGTGGCCGCTGTCACCCCGGAGAGTTTCCCGACTTCGCTGCGAACGATGGGCGGTCTCGTCCCCGTCTACTTTGAGGCCGCAGCGGTCATCACGACGCTGGTGCTGTTGGGCCAGGTGCTGGAACTGCGGGCACGGAGCGCGACTGGAGCGGCGATCAAGTCACTTCTGGGCCTCGCGCCCAAGACTGCAAGGCGTGTCCGTGACAACGCCGAGGAGGACATTCCGCTGGAGCATGTCCAAGTCGGCGACTGGCTCCGTATCCGGCCCGGCGAGAAGATCCCGGTGGATGGGGTGATCGTCGACGGTCACAGCTCGGTCGATGAGTCGATGATCAGCGGCGAGCCTGTCCCGGTCGAAAAGCTGGCCGGCCAGAGGGTCACTGGCGCGACTGTCAACGGCACCGGCAGCTTGTTGATGCGCGCAGAGCGGGTCGGTCGCGATACCATGCTGGCGCAGATCGTCCGCATGGTGGCCGATGCGCAGCGATCGCGAGCGCCGATCCAGAAGCTCGCCGATCAAGTGTCCGCCTGGTTCGTCCCCGGCGTGGTCTTGGTATCGATCGCCGCGTTCGCGGTGTGGAGCCTGGTCGGCCCTGAACCGCGCCTTGCCCACGCGTTGGTCAACGCGATCGCAGTATTGATCATTGCCTGCCCCTGCGCGCTCGGCCTCGCCACCCCCATGTCGATCATGGTCGGGACCGGCCGTGGCGCATCGGTGGGTGTGTTGGTCAAGAATGCCGAAGCACTGGAGCTGATGGAGAAGGTCGACACGCTGGTCGTCGACAAGACCGGCACACTCACCGAGGGCAGGCCCAGGCTGGTCGGCGTCAATACTTTCGATGGCTTCGACGAGCACGATGTGCTGCGTCTTGCGGCTTCCTTGGAGCGTGGCAGCGAGCACCCTTTGGCTGAAGCCATCGTCAGCGGCGCGGAAGAGCGGGAAATCGACCTTCCGCCAAGCAGCGACTTCAAGTCGGTCACCGGCAAAGGCGTGAGCGGCACGGTCGACGGACGAAAGGTCGCTCTGGGCAACACGGCGATGCTTGCCGAGCTCGGCATCGATACGGCGCCGCTGGAAGCAAGCGCGGACCAGCATCGCGCCGACGGCCAGGGCGTTATGTTCGTGGCCATCGACGGCAAGCTCGCCGGGCTTCTGGTGGTGGCAGATCCGATCAAAAAGAGCGCGGCTGATGCCGTGGCCGAATTGCGGCGCGCTGCCGTCCATGTTGTCATGATGACCGGCGACAACCGCCGCACCGCCGAGGCCGTCGCCCGCAGAGTCGGCATCGACGAGGTCATGGCGGATGTCCTGCCCGATCAGAAGCAGGCAAAGGTCGCGGAATTGCGCTCAGCCGGACGCAGGGTCGCAATGGCCGGCGACGGCATTAACGACGCCCCGGCTTTGGCTGCCGCCGATGTCGGCCTCGCGATGGGCACCGGCACCGATGTTGCAATGGAAAGCGCGCATGTGACGCTGGTGAAAGGCGATCTCGTAGGAATTGTTAGGGCTCGGCATTTGAGCCGGGCGACGATGCGCAACATCCGCCAGAACCTGTTCTTCTCCTTCATTTTCAATGCGGCCGGCGTGCCGATCGCGGCTGGTGTGCTTTACCCCTGGTTCGGCATCCTGCTGTCGCCGATCATCGCCGGCGCGGCGATGGCCTTCAGTTCGGTCGCGGTGATCGGCAATTCGCTGCGGCTGAATCGGGTGAGGTTGTGA
- a CDS encoding class I SAM-dependent methyltransferase, whose amino-acid sequence MSAAPYTPPLGVAALTPFYDRAIGLFTREAHWRSKLAKAIDPRPGETILDVGSGTGSLGVILSSREPNAFYRGIDPDADAVRSARSKAKSAGSSALFDEGFLADKPPSDEHRVDKVASSLVFHQVPLSEKIRLLAAMRDWLKPGGSIFIADYGEQRSIPMKVAFRFTVQLLDGVSDTQPNADGILPRLMREAGFIDVRQLDRIATPSGSIDLLTARKITA is encoded by the coding sequence GTGAGCGCCGCCCCTTACACTCCGCCGCTCGGCGTCGCGGCTCTAACGCCGTTTTACGATCGGGCGATTGGTCTGTTCACGAGAGAAGCGCATTGGCGCTCCAAACTGGCGAAAGCCATTGATCCGCGACCCGGAGAGACGATCCTGGATGTCGGCTCTGGAACCGGTAGCCTGGGTGTTATCCTCTCGAGCAGGGAGCCGAATGCTTTCTATCGGGGCATCGATCCTGATGCCGATGCTGTGCGCTCGGCTCGATCGAAAGCCAAGTCGGCTGGATCGAGCGCATTGTTCGACGAAGGGTTTTTGGCTGACAAGCCACCGTCGGATGAACACCGGGTTGACAAGGTAGCCAGTAGTCTCGTCTTCCATCAGGTGCCCCTTAGCGAGAAAATTCGGCTTTTGGCCGCCATGCGGGACTGGTTGAAGCCCGGTGGTTCAATCTTCATTGCCGATTACGGCGAGCAGCGCTCGATCCCGATGAAGGTGGCTTTCCGTTTCACCGTTCAGTTGCTCGATGGCGTTTCCGATACCCAGCCGAACGCCGATGGTATCCTGCCCCGCTTGATGCGTGAGGCGGGGTTCATCGATGTTCGACAGCTAGACCGCATCGCCACGCCCAGCGGGTCAATCGATCTGCTGACCGCGAGGAAAATCACGGCATGA
- a CDS encoding copper resistance protein B, whose translation MTFVKCILPLLAATASVAVAAPAAAQMNHSNMPGMTMPMPAKKAPAKKPAAKKTIAKKPMAKKPAAKKAGPKKPVAQKGATKPADPHAGHDMSSMPGMQTPAASAPPQTTCLPEHAAMGHCTLPTTQPAPPPEPTCMPEHAAMGHCTPATTNTAEGTSLPAGNAPPPPVPTDHAGDAVYGTPAMEMGRHHLKEFHGDQKFFQALLNVFEAQLRNGRDGYEWDGEAWYGGDINRLWLKSEGEGAFGRPVEKAEVQALYSRAIGPYFNVQGGVRYDFKPNPSRVYATVGFEGLAPSFFDVEGALFLSNKGELMARLEGYYDQRITQRLILQPRAELNFAAQSSREIGVGKGLSDAELGLRLRYDIRREFAPYIGVQYRRAFGDTRQFLRAEGEDAAGWSVVSGIRMWF comes from the coding sequence ATGACCTTCGTAAAGTGCATCCTGCCGCTACTCGCGGCGACCGCCAGCGTCGCCGTCGCGGCGCCCGCCGCCGCGCAGATGAACCATAGCAACATGCCGGGCATGACGATGCCGATGCCGGCGAAGAAGGCGCCGGCGAAAAAACCCGCTGCGAAGAAAACGATCGCCAAGAAGCCGATGGCGAAGAAACCGGCCGCAAAAAAGGCTGGCCCAAAAAAGCCGGTTGCACAAAAGGGTGCCACCAAGCCGGCAGATCCGCATGCGGGTCATGACATGTCGTCAATGCCGGGCATGCAAACACCGGCCGCATCGGCACCGCCGCAGACGACCTGTCTGCCGGAGCATGCGGCGATGGGGCACTGCACTCTGCCGACGACCCAGCCAGCCCCGCCTCCTGAGCCCACCTGCATGCCAGAGCATGCCGCGATGGGCCATTGCACCCCGGCGACAACCAACACCGCCGAGGGCACGAGTTTGCCAGCCGGCAACGCCCCGCCGCCGCCGGTGCCGACCGACCATGCGGGCGATGCCGTCTACGGCACGCCAGCGATGGAGATGGGACGCCACCACCTCAAGGAGTTCCATGGCGACCAGAAGTTCTTCCAGGCGCTGCTCAATGTGTTCGAGGCACAGTTGCGCAACGGCCGCGACGGTTACGAATGGGATGGCGAAGCCTGGTATGGCGGCGACATCAACCGGTTGTGGCTCAAGAGCGAGGGCGAAGGGGCGTTCGGACGCCCCGTTGAAAAGGCCGAAGTGCAGGCGCTCTACAGCCGCGCGATCGGACCCTATTTCAATGTCCAAGGTGGCGTGCGTTACGACTTCAAACCCAACCCGTCGCGGGTCTATGCGACTGTCGGGTTCGAGGGACTGGCGCCGAGCTTCTTCGATGTCGAGGGCGCGCTATTCCTATCGAACAAGGGCGAGCTGATGGCTCGCCTCGAAGGCTATTATGACCAGCGCATTACCCAGCGGCTGATCCTTCAGCCCCGCGCCGAGCTGAACTTCGCCGCGCAGAGCAGCCGCGAGATCGGCGTCGGCAAGGGACTGAGCGACGCCGAGCTGGGGCTCCGCCTGCGCTACGACATCCGCCGTGAGTTCGCGCCCTACATCGGTGTCCAATACCGCCGTGCCTTCGGTGACACCCGCCAGTTCCTGCGCGCCGAAGGCGAGGATGCGGCCGGCTGGAGCGTCGTCAGCGGCATTCGCATGTGGTTCTGA
- a CDS encoding copper resistance system multicopper oxidase: MIDNVALERRAFLRAAALTGAGFGVAGAMPAWAQPVSGGLVRPLPTVSGNDIALTIGKVAVRVDGKVSRAVGINGTVPGPLVRLKEGQKVRLRVQSTLDEESSIHWHGLLVPFAMDGVPGISFPGIMPRSTFDYEFEVNQSGTYWYHSHSAYQEEDGVYGPIVIDPAGPDPVAFDREHVLVLSDHSPMAGATIYKKLKQMGGGYFNMQRLTLSGQLAGRDLPASERREWAKMRMDPADIADVTGSTYNFTVNGFGPFDNWTGLFRPGERVRLRIINAAAQSNFNVRIPDLPMTVVQADGQNVRPVTVDELQIGVAETYDVVVTPGDRAYSFVSESIDRSGLGRATLAPREGMSAPVPPLRPRPVLTMKDMGMDMSGMNHGGMAGMAGMDMPNAPNPAAVRGVDPSAEQNASRNLWKLTGWKEPTDHGTIKSAAVAASAAMAGMDHAAMGHGTAAATPAPTGSMAGMDHSAMTGAAPTGGTAAAPMGHGASGGSMSHSMRDFSNAPQVDKNPGVQTISPNPVDRTGEPGAGLEGLDHRVLTYRDLVSLNRNPDVRAPTRSLDIHLTGNMERYMWSFDGVKMSEPAEPIPFRLNERVRVTLINDTMMPHPIHLHGHFFELVTGHGAYGPRKHTVNVAPGGKVSFDVTADAQGDWAFHCHNLYHMTAGMMRVVTVRPDQGGNQ, encoded by the coding sequence ATGATCGATAATGTCGCGCTTGAGCGGCGTGCTTTCCTGCGCGCCGCGGCGCTAACCGGCGCCGGATTTGGCGTGGCCGGAGCCATGCCCGCCTGGGCGCAACCTGTATCCGGCGGCCTCGTCCGGCCGCTGCCGACGGTCAGCGGCAACGACATTGCCCTCACCATCGGCAAGGTCGCCGTCCGTGTCGATGGCAAGGTCAGCCGCGCCGTTGGCATCAACGGCACCGTCCCCGGCCCGCTGGTGCGGCTCAAGGAAGGCCAGAAGGTCCGCCTTCGCGTTCAGAGCACGCTGGACGAGGAAAGCTCAATCCACTGGCATGGCTTGCTCGTGCCATTCGCAATGGACGGTGTTCCTGGCATCAGCTTCCCCGGCATTATGCCCCGGTCGACCTTCGACTATGAGTTCGAGGTCAATCAGTCGGGCACCTACTGGTATCATAGCCACAGCGCTTACCAGGAAGAAGATGGCGTTTACGGGCCAATCGTCATCGATCCGGCCGGTCCCGATCCAGTGGCCTTCGATCGCGAGCATGTGCTGGTCCTGTCGGACCACAGTCCGATGGCCGGCGCCACCATCTACAAGAAACTGAAGCAGATGGGCGGCGGCTATTTCAACATGCAGCGCCTGACCCTGTCGGGACAGCTTGCCGGCCGCGACCTGCCGGCTTCCGAACGCCGCGAATGGGCCAAGATGCGGATGGATCCGGCCGACATCGCCGATGTTACCGGCTCGACTTACAATTTTACGGTCAACGGCTTTGGACCGTTCGACAACTGGACCGGCCTGTTCAGGCCGGGCGAGCGGGTGCGCTTGCGCATCATCAACGCCGCCGCGCAGTCCAACTTTAATGTCCGCATCCCCGACTTGCCGATGACGGTGGTCCAGGCCGATGGGCAGAATGTCCGTCCGGTCACCGTCGATGAACTCCAGATCGGCGTCGCCGAGACCTACGATGTCGTCGTGACGCCGGGCGACCGCGCCTACAGTTTCGTCAGCGAGTCCATCGACCGGTCCGGCCTCGGCCGCGCCACTCTGGCGCCGCGCGAGGGCATGTCGGCACCCGTTCCGCCGCTCCGCCCACGGCCGGTGCTGACCATGAAGGACATGGGGATGGACATGAGCGGCATGAATCACGGCGGAATGGCTGGCATGGCCGGGATGGACATGCCCAATGCGCCTAACCCGGCGGCGGTTCGCGGCGTCGACCCATCGGCCGAGCAGAATGCCTCCCGCAACCTGTGGAAGCTGACCGGATGGAAGGAGCCGACCGACCACGGAACGATCAAGTCGGCCGCGGTTGCGGCGAGCGCCGCTATGGCGGGCATGGATCATGCCGCCATGGGCCACGGCACCGCGGCTGCCACCCCCGCTCCTACCGGTTCGATGGCCGGCATGGATCATTCCGCGATGACCGGAGCCGCGCCGACCGGCGGCACAGCCGCTGCGCCGATGGGTCATGGGGCAAGCGGGGGTTCCATGTCGCACAGCATGCGGGACTTCTCCAATGCGCCTCAGGTCGACAAGAACCCCGGCGTCCAGACGATTTCACCGAACCCGGTCGATCGTACTGGTGAACCGGGCGCTGGTCTGGAAGGTCTCGATCATCGCGTGTTGACCTATCGCGACCTGGTGTCGCTCAACCGCAATCCAGATGTGCGGGCGCCGACGCGCTCGCTCGACATCCATCTCACCGGCAACATGGAACGCTATATGTGGTCGTTCGACGGCGTAAAGATGAGCGAGCCGGCTGAGCCGATTCCGTTCCGCCTCAACGAGCGGGTGCGGGTGACGCTGATCAACGACACGATGATGCCGCACCCGATCCACCTGCACGGCCATTTCTTCGAGCTGGTGACGGGCCATGGCGCCTATGGGCCGCGAAAGCACACGGTCAATGTCGCGCCGGGTGGAAAGGTCAGCTTCGATGTGACTGCCGACGCCCAGGGCGACTGGGCGTTCCACTGTCACAATCTCTACCACATGACCGCCGGGATGATGCGCGTCGTCACGGTCCGTCCCGATCAGGGAGGCAACCAATGA
- a CDS encoding HlyD family secretion protein, protein MMATQVMDANENSAAGSERKSPLRSRNVRIALLVVALVAIAFGIWWYLDYESRGKYLQSTNDAFVQADSVVVAPKIGGYIDRVFVDENQTVRAGQPLALLDARDYRAQSSQIQAQIEASRATADTVRAQVGEQQAALSQAQAQLNAAQSDVAFASEQVARFEPLARTGAESRERLSQLRNQLRQAQAQAATRRAAVLAAQRRFGTLDAQIEQALSQARAGEAQLRAADVNVQSTTIRASIAGRVGDLAVRVGQFVQPGTRLMTLVPVDKIYVEANFKETQVGLMRVGQPVTIKVDALPGIELTGKIASFAPGTGAQFSILPPQNATGNFTKIVQRIPVRVAIDASPEVRRLLAPGMSVHVTADTRSARGELDRIRKAQEARR, encoded by the coding sequence ATGATGGCCACACAAGTGATGGATGCGAACGAAAATTCTGCCGCCGGGTCTGAGCGCAAGTCTCCGCTGCGCTCGAGAAATGTCCGGATCGCGCTGCTGGTTGTGGCTTTGGTAGCCATCGCTTTCGGAATCTGGTGGTATCTCGACTACGAATCTCGCGGAAAGTATCTGCAAAGCACCAACGATGCGTTTGTTCAGGCGGATTCGGTCGTCGTCGCTCCCAAGATAGGTGGCTATATCGATCGCGTCTTTGTCGACGAGAACCAGACCGTCCGCGCCGGCCAGCCCCTCGCGCTGCTCGATGCGCGCGATTACCGGGCCCAGTCGTCGCAGATCCAGGCCCAAATCGAAGCGTCGCGCGCGACCGCTGACACTGTTCGCGCTCAGGTTGGGGAGCAGCAGGCAGCCTTGTCTCAGGCGCAGGCGCAGTTGAATGCAGCGCAATCGGACGTCGCCTTCGCGAGCGAACAGGTCGCGCGCTTCGAGCCGTTGGCTCGGACCGGCGCGGAGTCGCGCGAGCGGCTTAGCCAGCTGCGAAATCAGCTCCGGCAGGCCCAGGCGCAGGCAGCGACGCGCCGGGCGGCTGTTTTGGCGGCGCAACGCCGCTTCGGCACGCTCGACGCCCAGATCGAGCAGGCGCTCTCGCAGGCCCGGGCGGGCGAGGCGCAGCTGAGGGCCGCCGATGTCAATGTGCAGAGTACGACGATCCGGGCCAGCATCGCCGGCCGGGTCGGGGACCTGGCTGTGCGCGTGGGTCAATTTGTTCAGCCAGGCACGCGGCTGATGACCTTGGTGCCGGTCGACAAAATCTACGTCGAAGCCAACTTCAAGGAGACGCAGGTCGGGCTCATGCGGGTCGGGCAGCCGGTGACCATCAAGGTCGATGCCCTTCCAGGCATTGAGCTGACCGGAAAAATTGCAAGCTTCGCGCCGGGAACGGGGGCTCAGTTCTCAATTCTCCCGCCGCAAAACGCGACCGGCAACTTCACCAAGATCGTGCAGCGGATCCCGGTTCGGGTGGCCATCGACGCCTCGCCTGAAGTCCGGCGGCTGCTGGCGCCCGGCATGTCGGTGCACGTCACTGCCGATACTCGTTCGGCTCGCGGCGAGTTGGATCGGATCCGTAAGGCGCAAGAAGCGAGAAGGTAA
- a CDS encoding ABC1 kinase family protein — translation MRERDRFAQLVTLLGRHGMRGLSAKLGFGSPDDGQFVDARPDAVVALLRDIGPVGVKFGQILAMRSDLLGPQWINALSTLQDRVPAVPFEEIAPAVEDAIGGDLDSYFSSFDREPLAAASIAQVHAATMLDGRSVIVKIRRPGIGAIVDADLRLLRRFARTAANRIPELARLKPDELLSQFAESLDREMDLSAEGRSSDSIGAFLAPLGVRTASFEWELSGRRVNVQQRLIGTPATDLDRAREAGVDLQAVARTYAQAILRSIIFHGQFHADPHPGNVILLQDGSLGFIDFGAVGTLLPRRRDQLVQLALSIASDDVAGVADILMIWAGDPEVDRDRLEFALGELIDSFKDVVLSNVDLSKIFEQVFRLLREFQLALPPDLALVLRTLLTAEGFVRRLDPAFNIADELAPVARELIAERTSLITLKKEAKKIGVALARATLSTPEIIGQIDKFARTGKIPVTISATDLQILSRAFEKKPASNPGVIPAALLISAAILSSDWPVLAVCSAAAGALMILRTWIHRNS, via the coding sequence ATGCGGGAGCGTGATCGCTTCGCGCAGCTCGTCACACTTCTCGGGCGGCACGGGATGCGCGGTCTGAGCGCAAAACTAGGTTTTGGCTCACCAGACGATGGGCAGTTCGTCGATGCCCGCCCCGATGCGGTCGTCGCGCTGCTCAGGGATATCGGACCGGTTGGCGTCAAGTTTGGACAAATCCTCGCCATGCGCAGCGATTTGCTCGGCCCTCAGTGGATCAACGCCCTGTCAACCTTGCAGGACCGCGTTCCGGCCGTTCCCTTTGAGGAGATCGCTCCGGCGGTTGAGGATGCGATCGGCGGTGATCTGGACAGCTACTTCTCGAGCTTCGACCGGGAGCCGCTTGCCGCCGCGTCAATCGCACAGGTTCATGCCGCGACGATGCTCGACGGGCGATCGGTCATCGTCAAAATTCGCCGTCCCGGCATCGGCGCGATCGTCGACGCCGACCTCCGGCTGTTGCGCAGGTTTGCCCGAACGGCCGCAAACCGCATCCCCGAACTCGCCAGGCTCAAGCCCGATGAACTACTCAGTCAATTCGCTGAGAGCCTGGACCGCGAAATGGACCTGTCGGCCGAAGGGCGATCAAGCGACTCCATTGGCGCATTTCTCGCCCCCTTAGGCGTCCGTACGGCTTCTTTTGAATGGGAGTTGAGTGGAAGGCGCGTCAACGTCCAGCAGCGATTGATCGGTACGCCTGCGACAGATCTTGATCGTGCGCGCGAGGCCGGGGTCGATTTACAGGCCGTAGCGCGCACTTACGCACAGGCGATCTTGCGGTCGATCATCTTCCACGGGCAGTTCCATGCCGACCCGCATCCGGGCAATGTGATTTTGCTGCAAGACGGGTCGCTTGGTTTCATCGATTTTGGCGCGGTTGGTACGCTTTTGCCGCGGCGGCGTGATCAACTGGTCCAGCTCGCCCTTTCTATCGCGTCCGACGATGTTGCCGGGGTAGCAGACATCCTGATGATCTGGGCGGGGGATCCTGAAGTGGATCGGGACCGGCTGGAGTTCGCGCTGGGCGAATTGATCGATAGCTTCAAGGATGTTGTGCTCTCGAACGTCGATCTTTCCAAAATCTTCGAGCAGGTCTTCCGTCTGCTGCGGGAGTTTCAGCTGGCATTGCCGCCAGATCTTGCTCTCGTACTACGAACGTTATTGACCGCCGAAGGGTTCGTTCGTCGACTGGACCCGGCGTTCAATATCGCTGATGAACTGGCGCCGGTCGCACGAGAGCTGATCGCCGAACGAACGAGCCTTATCACGCTCAAGAAGGAAGCAAAGAAGATCGGAGTGGCCTTAGCGCGTGCAACGCTGAGCACTCCGGAAATCATCGGGCAAATCGATAAATTCGCTCGCACTGGAAAAATACCCGTGACCATTTCCGCGACCGATCTTCAAATCCTTTCGCGGGCCTTTGAAAAAAAGCCAGCGAGCAATCCAGGCGTGATACCGGCAGCACTGTTGATTTCGGCTGCGATTCTCTCATCTGATTGGCCAGTTTTGGCTGTTTGCAGCGCAGCTGCCGGCGCGCTGATGATATTGCGAACATGGATACATCGCAATTCCTAG